A window of Actinomadura viridis genomic DNA:
ACGCAGCGCGGCAACAACAACGCCTACTGCCAGGACAGCGAGCTGGCCTGGGTGGACTGGGAGGGGATGCGCGAGCACTTCCCGCTGCTGGACTTCGTCCAGCGGCTCTCCCGCCTGCGCAGGGACCACCCGGTGTTCCGGCGGCGGCGCTTCTTCCAGGGGAGGCTCGACCGGCGCGCCCGCGACGCCTCGGGCGCCCCCGAACGCCGGGGCGGCGTCGCGGCGGGCGAGGGCGGGGGACTGCCCGACCTGCTCTGGTTCGCCCCCGGCGGGCGCGAGATGAACGACGCCGACTGGTCGGCCGGATACAACAAGTCGTTCTACATCTTCATGAACGGGGACGCGATCGACGAGCCGGGCCCGCGCGGCGAGCGGATCAGGGACGACTCGTTCCTGCTGCTGTTCAACGCGCACGAGGGCGACCTGGACTTCGTGCTCCCCACGGCCCGGTACGGAGGGATGTGGTCCAAGGTGATCGACACCGCCGACCCCCTGCTCGCGGAGGAGGAGTCACCGGTGGTCAAGGCCGGCGAGGCGGTGCTGATGGAGGCCCGTTCGGTGCAGGTGCTGCGCCGTGTCTGACGCCGCCCTGCCCGACGTCGTCCTGCCTGATGCCGCCGCGTCCGACGGCGCACTGCCCGGCGCCCCCGCGACCGGGACGTACCGGATCCAGCTCCGCGGGACGGACGGCCCCGGGCACTTCGGCTTCGCCGAGGCCGCCGCGCTGGCGCCGTACCTGGAGTCCCTGGGCGTCTCGCACGTGTACCTGTCGCCGATCCTTCAGGCCGCGCCCGGTTCGACGCACGGCTACGACGTGATCGACCACGACCGGCTGTCGGCCGAGCTGGGCGGGCCGGACGCGTTCCGGGCGATGGTGGAGCGGTTCCGCGCGCACGGGCTGCGGGTGCTGGTGGACGTGGTGCCCAACCACATGGCGGTCCCCGACCCGCCGGAACTGAACCGCGCCCTGGCCTCGGTGATCGAGCAGGGGCCCCGGTCCCCGTACGCGCGCTGGTTCGACGTGGACTGGGAGGCGGGCGGCGGCCGGATCGTGCTGCCCGGGCAGGGCGAGCCCAACTACCGGCGGTTCTTCGACATCTCCGGGCTGATCTGCCTTCGCCAGGAAGATCCCGAGGTCTTCGCGCGCACCCACGCGCTGACGCTGCGCCTGGTGGACGAGGGACTGATCGACGGCCTGCGGATCGACCACCCGGACGGCCTGGCCGACCCCGGCGGCTACCTCGACCGGCTCTCGGACGCGGCGTCCGCGCCGGGACGGCCGCGCTGGATCCTGGTCGAGAAGATCACCACCGGGGCGGAGCGGCTGCCCGCCGGGTGGCGCTGCGCCGGCACGACCGGGTACGACGCGCTCGGCATGGTGGGCGGGGTCTTCGTCGATCCGGACGGGGAGGAGCCCCTGACCGGCGCCTACGTCGCGTTCACCGGCGGCCCCGCCACGTTCGCCGAGGTCGAGCACGAGGCGCGCCGGTACGCCGCCGAGCACGGGCTGCGGCCGGAGCTGGACCGGCTGCACGGGATCCTGTGCCGGGCGCTGGGCGCCGCGGGCGACCCCGGACGGCGCGAGGACCTCAGGACGGCGCTGGTGGAGCTGCTGGCGGCCATGCCCGTCTACCGTGCGTACGTCGTCCCGGGGGAGCCCGCGTCCCCCGACGCCGCGCGACTGCTGGAGGAGACGGCCCGGCACGCCCGCGACCGGCTTCCGCGCCGGTTGCACGGCGAACTGGACGCGATCGTCGCCCTGGCCCTCGGCGGCGCCCCCGGTGATGCCCACGGCACGGGCGCTGCCGGCGGTCCCGCCGGCGGCCCGGCCGACGCGGAGGCGGCGGCGGACTTCGTGGTGCGGTTCCAGCAGACCTCCGCCCCGCTGGCCGCCAAGGGCGTCGAGGACACCGCCTTCTACCGCTGGTCGCGGATGGCCGCGCTGAACGAGGTGGGCGGCGACCCGGCGCGCTTCGCGGTCGAGCCCGCCGCGTTCCACGACTACAGCGCCGCGCTGGCGCGCGAGTGGCCCGCGACCATGACGACCCTCTCCACCCACGACACCAAACGCCAGGAGGACGTGCGCGCCCGGCTGGCGGTCCTGGCGGAGCTGCCGGGGCCGTGGGCGTCGGCGGTCGGCCGCTGGCACGGGTGGGACCCGGAGGGCTCGCCGATGGAACCGGACCTGGAGTACCTGTTCTGGCAGACCCTGGTGGGCGCCTGGCCGATCACCGAGGACCGGCTCACCGAGTTCCTGACCAAGGCGATGCGGGAGGCCAAGACCCGCTCGTCCTGGCTCGACCCCGACACCGCGTACGAGAAGGAGGTCCTCGCGTACGCGCGCCGGGTCCTGGCCGACGCCGACCTGGTGACCGACCTCGCCGGGTTCGTGGCGATCCTGGAGCCGTACTTCCGGTCCAACGTCCTGGGCCAGAAGCTCGTCCAGCTGACCATGCCCGGGGTGCCGGACGTGTACCAGGGCTGCGAGCTGACCGGGCTCGCCCTGGTGGACCCCGACAACCGCCGGCCGGTGGACCACGGCCGCCGCCGGGCCCGCCTCGCCCATCTGGACGGCGGCGGGGAGCCCGCCGACCCGGACGACGAGAAGCTCCTGGTGACCTCGCGCGCGCTGCGTGCGCGGCGGCGCCGGCCGGACTGGTTCGCGGGCGGGTACGAGCCCGTGCCCGCGACCGGCGGATCGGCGGCCCGGCACGCCCTGGCCTTCCTCCGCGGGGACCGGGACGGCGGCGCCCTGACGGTGGCCACCCGGCTCCCCGTGGGTCTGGAACGGGCCGGGGGCTGGGGCGACGCCCACCTGGACCTTGAGGGCATCGCCGGCCCGGAGGAGACCGGGGCGGTCGGCGGCGCGTGGCGGGACCTGCTCACCGGCGCCGTCCACCGGGGCCCCCGGCCGCGGCTTGCGAGGATCCTCCGCGACCATCCGGTGGCGCTGCTGGTCCCCGACGCGACCGGAGACCCGCTCGCGGACGATGCCCGCGGAGACGGCGCGCGCGGGGACGATGCGCGGTGACCCGGTTCGAGGTGTGGGCGCCCCGGGCCGGGAACGTGCAGGCCGCCGTCTGGGACGGGACGGCCCTCGTCCGCCACCCGATGACCCGCGAGGACCCGGAGGCGGGCGGCCGGCCGGGATGGTGGAGCACGGAGGTCCCGGACGCGGGACACGGCACCGACTACGGCTTCGTCCTGGACGGCGCGGAAGAGGCACTGCCCGACCCCCGTTCCCCCTGGCAGCCCCACGGGGTGCACGGGACCAGCCGGGTGTACGACCACGGCAGGTTCGCCTGGACCGACGGGCTGTGGCGGGGGCGGCCCCTCCCCGGCAGCGTCCTGTACGAGGCGCACGTGGGCACGTTCACCCCGGAGGGCACCTTCGACGCGGCCATCGGACGCCTGGACCACCTGGTCTCCCTGGGCGTCGACGCGGTCGAGCTGCTGCCCGTGGCGGCCTTCCCCGGCCACCACGGCTGGGGATACGACGGGGTGCACCTGTGGGCGCCGCACGAGCCCTACGGCGGGCCGGACGGGCTGAAGCGCTTCGTCGACGCCGCGCACGCGCGCGGGCTCGCGGTCGTCCTCGACGTCGTCTACAACCACCTCGGGCCCAGCGGCAACCGGCTCGGCTCCTACGGGCCGTACTTCACCGGCGCCTACTCCACCCCGTGGGGCGACGCGGTGAACTTCGACCAGCCGGGCTCGGACGAGGTGCGCGCGTTCGTGATCGGCAACGCGCTGATGTGGCTCCGCGACCACCACCTCGACGGGCTGCGCCTGGACGCCGTGCACGCCGTCAACGACCACGGCGCGGTGCACGTCCTGGAGGAGATGGCCGCCGCCGTGGCGGCCCTGTCGGCCCATCTGGGACGGGAGCTGTTCCTGATCGCCGAGTCCGACCTCAACGACCCCAGGCTGATCACCTCCCGGGAGGCGGGCGGGTACGGGCTCGACGCCCAGTGGGACGACGACGTCCACCACGCCCTGCACGCCGCCCTGACCGGCGAGCGGCAGGGCTACTACTGCGACTTCGGCTCCATGGAGACGCTGGCCAAGGCGCTGACCAGGGCGTTCGTGCACGACGGGACGTGGTCGTCCTACCGTGGCCGGCGGCACGGCCGCCCGGTGGACGTGCGGAGGACGCCCGGCCACCGCTTCGTGACCTTCCTCCAGAACCACGACCAGATCGGCAACCGGGCGTCGGGCGACCGGGTCGCCGCCGCGCTGCCGCCGCCGCTCCTCAAGGCGGGCGCGGCGCTGCTGCTGCTCGGGCCGTACACGCCGATGCTCTTCATGGGCGAGGAGTGGGCGGCGGGCACGCCCTGGTGCTACTTCACCGACCACGAGGAACCCGAGCTCGGACGGGCCGTCACCGAGGGCCGCCGCCGCGAGTTCTCCCGGCACGGGTGGTCCGGCGAGGTGCCCGATCCACAGGCTGTGGAAACCTTCCGGCGCTCCCGTCTCGACTGGGACGAGCCGGGCGGCGGCATCCACCGCGAGCTGCTGGAATGGCATCGCGCGCTGATCGCGTTGCGGCGGGCCCGGCCGGAGCTGAACGACCCCCGGCTCACCGAGGCGGCCGTGGAGACCGGCGGCGCGGAGGGGGACGGCCCGCGGTGGCTGGTGCTGCGCAGGGGGCGCGTGCGCGTGGCCGTCGGTTTCGACGAGCGGCCCGTCCGGCTGCCGCTCCCCGGCACGGACCCGTCCGCGGCCCTCCTGCTCGCCTCGGATCCCGCCGTACGGCTGGAGGCCGCCGGCCCGTCCGGCCCGTCCGGAGCCCCGGCCGCGGGCCGATCCGGGGAGGGGGCGGTGACCGTTTCGCTGCCCGGAGCCGGCGTCGCGATCGTGGGATGAGCGCCCCCAAGCACCCCGGCAAGGAGCGACACGCCTATTTAGGACTCCATTCCAAAACCCCCAGGAAGTGCAAGCAATCCGGTAAGGCTCGGGCTGGCCCGGAACGACGCTTCCGGGCCCCGCGACGGTGCGTCGCGGTGCCGCCACGTGCGGTTACCCGCGTTCTAGACCTGATATGTCCGTGTTCGTGGAAGTACTACGAGTGGCAAACCGCAGGTCAAGAGCGCGGCGGCTGCCGGGAAACGTTCTTGAATGGTCATACGATCGGTGCATGACCTCAGTACTGCTCGCCGAGGACGACACGTCCATCTCCGAGCCTCTTGCCCGCGCGCTGCGGCGTGAGGGATACACCGTGGAAGTCAGTCCGGACGGCCCGCAGGCGCTGGAGCGGGCGCTCGGGGGCGGCGTGGATCTCATCGTCCTCGATCTCGGACTGCCCGAACTGGACGGGCTGGAGGTGGCCCGCAGGGTCCGTGCCGAGGGGCATGGCGTGCCGATCCTCATCCTGACCGCCCGTGCCGACGAGGTCGACACCGTCGTGGGGCTGGACGCCGGTGCCGACGACTACGTGACCAAACCGTTCCGGCTGGCCGAGCTGCTGGCCCGGGTCCGGGCGCTGCTGCGCCGCGGCAGCACCGAGACCCCGATCGTCCAGGGGGTCCGGATCGACGCCGAGTCGCGCCGGGCCTGGATGGGCGACCAGGAGCTCCAGCTGACCACCAAGGAGTTCGACCTGCTGCGCGTGCTGGTCCGCGACGCCGGCAAGGTCGTGACCCGAGAACAGATCATGCGCGAGGTGTGGGACACCAACTGGTGGGGTTCCACCAAGACCCTCGACATGCATATTTCCTGGCTGCGCCGCAAGCTCGGTGACGACGCCGGCAGCCCGCGCTACATCACCACCGTGCGCGGCGTCGGCTTCCGGTTCGAACGCGGCGACTAGCCTCGGCCGCCGTGGTCACGCGGTTGCGGCGCGGACGGCCCGAGACCGGCCGCGGCCGCCGCCTGACCATGGCTTCACCTCGAAGGAGCCTTGATGAGGCGCCGACTGCTCCTGTCGACGCTCGCGGTTGCGGTCGTCGCGATCCTGCTGCTCGGCATCCCCCTCGCCTACGCCACGCACAAGCTCATCTACGAGGAGGCCCGCCAGTCGCTCGAACGCGAGACGTCCTCGATCCTCGGCGGCGTCGCGTTCAGCATGGAGTCCGGACAGCCGATCACCAGCCAGAAGATCTCCCAGGAGTACCCGGGCCGGTACATCGTGATCCGGCTGGCCAACGACCAGGTGGTCACCGCCGGTGCCCGGCCGGTCCGCGGCACCGAGCTGCTCACCTCGACCGGGACGGCGGGCGGCGTGCGCGTCCAGGTCTCCCGGCCGGCCGCGCAGGTGCAGGACGAGGCGCTGCGGCTGATGCTGATGATCGGCAGCCTGGCCGCGCTGGGGGTCGCGGTCACCGTCGGCCTGGCCATGTTCCAGGCCCGCAAGCTCACCCTGCCGCTGATCGACCTGGCCGAGACCGCCGACCGCCTCGGCACCGGCAACGCCCGGCCGCGCCGCCGCCGGTACGGGATCCCCGAGGTCGACCGGGTCGCCGAGGTACTGGACCGCAGCGCGGTGCGGATCGCCGACCTGCTGGCCGCCAGCCGCGAGTTCGCCTCCGACGCCAGCCACCAGCTGCGCACCCCGCTGACCGCGCTGTCGATGCGGCTGGAGGAGATGATCGAGGCGGCCGACTACCCGGACGTGGTCCGCGAGGAGGGCGCCGCCGCGGTCGCCCAGGCCGAGCGCCTGGTCGCGGTCGTGGAGCAGCTGCTGGCCCGTTCGCGGCACGACCGTACCGGGGCGGCGGTGGAGGCCCCCATCGACGACGTCCTCGCCCAGCAGGTCGAGGAGTGGCGGCCGATCTTCCGCCGGGACGGCCGCGCCGTCCGGCTGACCGGGGAACGGGGCCTGGTCGGCGTGACCAGCCCGGAGAGCCTCTCCCAGATCATCGCGACGCTGCTGGACAACTCGCTGGTGCACGGCGCCGGCCCGGTCACCATCACCACCAAGCTGGGCGCCGGGTCGGTGGTGGTCGAGGTCGGTGACGAGGGCGCCGGCATCCCGCCCGAGCTGGAGGCCAGGATCTTCGAACGCAGCGTCAGCTGCGGCAAGGGCACCGGGCTCGGGCTCTACCTGGCCCGCTCGCTGGCGGCCGTGGACGGCGGGCGGCTGGAGCTGATCCAGGCCCGGCCCGCGGTGTTCGGGGTCTTCCTCCGGCAGGCGGCCGACGCGCGCCTGGCGTCCGAGCGCGTCGTCATGGGCCCCGCCTGACGGGTGAACGCCTGACGGGCGAAACGGCTAGCGGGTGAACTCGGCGTACCCCTCGGCGGGGCGGGAGTCGATGGGCCGGCCCAGGCCGTGCGCGGGCAGCGTCCGGCCGTTGACCTGCGGATCCGTCCCGGCGGCAGCGGCCGGGTCCGGCGCGGCCTGACCGTTCGGCGTCCGCGCGGGCGCCTCGGGCAGGCCGGAGGCGGGGTCGACCAGAGGGGCCTCGGCGGGCAGGAACACCCACTTCTTGTACGACCAGAAGCGGAACAGCGTCGCCACGCCCGTGCCGACCACCAGGGAGGCGTTGTAGGGCAGCGGGCCGGTCAGGCCGAGGACGTAGTGGGTGAAGCCGATGAACAGCTGGGTGATGACCAGGCCGACGCCGTTGAGCGCGAAGAACAGCACGTACTCGCGGCCCAGCCCCGTCCGGTCACGGTGCCGGAAGGTCCAGTACCGGTTGGCCGCGTAGGCGAACGTGGTGGCCACCACGGTGGCGATGGCGTTGGAGGACAGCGGCCCCATCCCCAGCCCCGAGTGCAGCACGTTGCTCAGCGCCATCGTGATCACGAAGGCGACCGCGCCGACACTGCCGAACTTCGCCAGCTCGCGCACCAGGTGCGCGAACCGTTGATAGAGACGGGAGAGCAGGTTCACGAAGGGGAACCGTCCTTCCGGAATACGGCTGCCGCGCCGGGGACGTGGGCGGCGCGGGTCGGCTACTGCGGAGGCACAACGAGGATAGACGCACGAGGCGGCTGCGACGTCGTTACGAGAACGTTTACGGTACCGCGCCCCATGGTCTCCCCGTCCCGCCGCCGGTCACACCCTTTCCGACGCGGGGCGTGGCCGGTTCGTTCACGTCCTTTGACCCGCGGTTGCCGCCGGGCGCCGATGACCGTGGCCGTGACGGCGCACGCCGTCCCGCCCGATAACCTTCTGGTCGTGACAGATCCAGCTCAGATGCCCGTGGTCGGCATGGCGGGCGGGGGGCAGCTGGCCCGGATGACCCAGCAGGCCGCGATCGGCCTCGGCGTGTCGCTGCGCGTGCTCGCCGGGTCGGCGGACGACTCGGCCGCCCGGGTGTGCGCGGACGTGCGCGTCGGCGACGACTCCTCGCTGGACGACCTGCGCGCCTTCGCCAAGGGCTGCGACGTGGTGACCTTCGACCACGAGCACGTCCCCGAGGCCCACATCCGTGACCTGGAGGCGTCCGGCGTCCCGTGCAGGCCGGGGCCGGACGCGCTGCGGCACGCCCAGGACAAGCTGGTGATGCGGCGGCGCCTCGGCGAGATCGGCGCGCCCGTCCCCGCGTACTCCCACGTACCTCCGAGCGCGCCGCCGGCCTTCCTGGAGTCCTTCGCCCGCGAGCACGGCTGGCCGCTGGTCCTCAAGGCGGTCCGCGGCGGTTACGACGGCAAGGGCGTCTGGGTGCTGGAGGGGCTCGGCCGGGAGGAGGCGGACCTGGTGGGCCGCCTGACCGGCCAGGGCGTCGACCTGCTGGTGGAGGAGCACGTGGCGTTCCGCCGCGAGCTGGCCGCGCTGGTCGCCCGGTCCCCGCACGGCCAGGGCGCCGCGTACCCGGTCGTGGAGACCGTCCAGGAGGACGGCATCTGCGTCGAGGTGATCGCGCCCGCCCCCGGCCTGGACGGCGACCTGGCCGCCGAGGCGCAGCGGCTCGCGCTGGACATCGCCGACCGGCTCGGGGTCGCCGGGCTGCTGGCGGTCGAGCTGTTCGAGACAGACCGCGGCCTGCTGGTCAACGAGCTGGCGATGCGCCCGCACAACTCCGGCCACTGGACGATCGAGGGCGCCCGGACCTCCCAGTTCGAGCAGCACCTGCGCGCCGTCCTCGACCTGCCCCTCGGGTCCACCGAGCCCACCGCGCCGTACACGGTGATGGCGAACGTCCTCGGCGGCGACGACCCCGCGCTCTACCCCCGCTACCTCCACGTGATGGCCCACGACCCGGGCGTCAAGGTCCACTTCTACGGCAAGGGCGTCCGGCCCGGCCGCAAGATCGGCCATGTCACCGCGCTCGGCTCCGACCCGGATGAGGTGCGGGAGCGGGCCCGGCACGCCGCCGACTACCTGCGCTGGGGGCCCGCGATGGGGCCCGCGGCGCGGGACGAGACGAAGGAGGACGCGTCATGAGCCCGCGGGTGGGCGTGGTGATGGGCAGCGACTCGGACTGGCCCGTGATGAAGGCCGCCGTCGAGGCACTGGCCGAGTTCGGCGTCGAGTGCGAGGCCGACGTGGTCTCCGCGCACCGGATGCCGCACGACATGATCGCCTACGGGGCGGAGGCGGCCGGCCGCGGGCTGCGCGTGATCATCGCGGGCGCGGGCGGCGCGGCCCACCTCCCGGGCATGCTCGCCTCGGTCACCCCGCTCCCGGTCATCGGCGTCCCGGTGCCGCTCAAGCACCTGGACGGCATGGACTCGCTGCTGTCGATCGTGCAGATGCCCGCCGGGGTGCCGGTCGCCACGGTGGCCGTCGGCGCGGCCCGCAACGCCGGCCTGCTGGCCGTGCGGATCCTGGCCGCCTCCGACGAGGCCCTCCGGGACCGGATGGCCGGGTTCCAGCGGGACCTGTACGCCCAGGCCAAGGCCAAGGGCGAGCGCCTGCGCGAGCAGGCCCAGGGCCTCCAGGGCTGAGCGGCCGGGCAGCGGTGGCGCGGGTCAGCGCCGCAGCGCCCATTCGACGGCCGGGCAGCGGTTCATGACCACGTCCAGCCCCGCGTCCAGGGCCCGCCGCGCCGCCGCCTCGTCGATCACGTCGAGGGGCAGCCACACCGCCCCGGCGCCCGCCGCGATCGCCTCGTCCACCACGGCGCCCGCGTGCTCGGACCGCCGGTAGACGCCGACCACGTCGACCGGCCCCTCACCCCCGGGCACGTCCGCGAGCGAGGCGTACCCGGGCTCGCCCAGGACGGGCCGCGCGGACGGATGCACCGGGATGATCCGCTTGCCGCGCTCCTGGAGCAGCCGCGCCTGCGTGAACACCTCCCGGGCGGGGTTGTCGCCGAGGCCGACGAAGGCCCACGTCTTGGACTCGTTGAGCAGCCGCCGGATCACGTCCGGGTCCGCGAACACATCGGTCATGCCCGTACCAACAAAGATCTACCGACCCGCCTTCCCGTCAGCCGGTCAGGGACGAGGGCGCGAACTTGACGGGGAAGGGCTCCTCCAATTCGGCCACGTCATCACCGGCCACGCGATGCGTCCGCGTGTACTTCGAGTCCGAGCCGAGGGAGTAGACGGTGAGTACCGGGACCTCGGTCAGATCGACGATCCAGTAATGCGCGATCCCCGCGAGCGCGTAGTCGCGGACCTTGGTCCGGTGCACCACGTTCCAGCTGCCGCTCCCCGGCCGCTGGATCTCGGCGGCCAGCAGGACGTCCCGCCCGGTCAGCGCACGACGATCCTCCTGCCTGGCCGCGCGGTGGGCGGCCCTGTCGAGCACGGCCACATCGGGCTTGTAGATCGAGTCGTCGGGCATCCGCACGTCCCAGGGGCCGCGTACAAGGTACGCCTCAGGGACACAGGGCTGGAGGATCTCCCTGAGCTGTTCGGCCGCCTCGTCGTGCACCACACTGGGGGACAACGGGATCAGCCAGCCATGGACGAGCTCGTACCCCTTGCCCTCCTCGGGCAGGGCGTCCAGATCTGTGATGGTGTTCGGGCCACGGTCGGAACTGTAGTCATACGCGACGCTCATGACCCTGTCCTTTCACAATCCGTCACATCACCCTGCTCGTCGACCCGTTACAGACTAAGACAGGGCTCATACCGGAGTCAGGTCTATAGGCATCCGTGCGCGGGATTCCCCGCAGGGTCAGCGGAGGCCGGGGTGGGGGCGGCCCAGGGCGCGGTAGTTCCAGCCGGCGGCCCGCCACCGGTCGGGGTCGAGGGCGTTGCGGCCGTCGACGATGTTGCGCTCGGCCACGACCTCGGCCAGGGCGTGCGGGTCCATGTCGCGGAACTCCGCCCACTCGGTCAGCAGCAGCACCACGTGCGCGTCGCGGGCCGCGTCCAGGGCCGACTCGCCGAAGTCGAGGGTCGGCTGGGCGCGGCGGGCGTTGCCCATGGCCTTGGGGTCGTAGACGGTGACCTTGCCGCCCTGGCCGCGGATGGTGGCGGCCACGTCGAGGGCGGGGGAGTCGCGCACGTCGTCGGACTCGGGCTTGAACGCCGCGCCCAGCACCCCGACCGTACGGCCGATGAAGGAGCCGCCGAGCAGCAGCCGGGCCAGGTCCACCATCCGGATCCGGCGGCGGATGTTGATCTCGTCCACCTCGCGCAGGAAGGTCAGCGCCTGGTCGGCGCCCAGCTCGCCGGCGCGGGCCATGAACGCGCGGATGTCCTTGGGCAGGCAGCCGCCGCCGAAGCCCAGGCCGGGGCCGAGGAACCGGCCGCCGATCCGGTCGTCGTGGGACAGCGCCTCCGACAGCTTGGTGACGTCGGCGCCGGCCGCCTCGCAGACCTCGGCCATCGCGTTGATGAAGGAGATCTTGGTGGCGAGGAACGCGTTGGCGGACACCTTGACCAGCTCGGAGGTGGGGTAGTCGGCGACGATGAAGGGCGTGCCCGCGGCCAGCATGGGGGCGTACACCTCGCGCAGGATCTTCTCCGCGCGGTCGGCCGCGCCGCCGTCGCCCGGGACCCCGACGACGATCCGGTCGGGCCTCATGGTGTCCTGGACGGCGAAGCCCTCGCGCAGGAACTCGGGGTTCCAGGCCAGGACGGCGTCCCCGTCGGCGGGGGCCAGGCGGTTGATCCGCTCGGCCAGCCGCGCGGCGGTGCCGACCGGGACCGTGGACTTGCCCACGACCAGGCAGGACCGGTGCAGGAGCGGCGCCAGCGTGCCGACGGCCTCGTCCACGTAGGTCAGGTCCGCGGCGTACTCGCCGGCCTTCTGCGGGGTGCCGACGCAGACGAAGTGGACGTCGCCGAACTCGGCGACCTCCTCGTAGGAGGTGGTGAAGCGCAGCCGGCCGTTCTCCAGGTTGCGTTTCAGGACCGTCTCCAGGCCGGGCTCGTAGAACGGCAGGTCGCCGGCCGCCAGCCGTTCGATCCTGCGCTCGTCGACGTCGAGGCCGAGCACCTCGAAGCCCAGGTCCGCCATGCAGGCCGCATGGGTGGCGCCGAGGTATCCGGTGCCGATCACCGTCAGCCGGTGGGTCAAGGTGACTCCTCTCGTCGTTGAGCCGTCGCCCGGTGGTGAAATTACCCCGCTCTGACCGATACCCCGCCCTCGGAGGACGCAGAGTACCGATGGGTAGCATGCGCGCTATGAGTCCCGACTTTCCCACGTACGCCCCGTCGGAGGAGCACGAGCTGCTCCGCGCGACGGTCCGCGAGCTCGCCGACGCAAAGATCGCGCCGCATGCGGCCGAGGTCGACGAGGAGTCCCGCTTTCCCCAGGAGGCCCTCGACGCGCTGGTGCAGAACGAACTGCACGCGGTGCACGTCCCGGAGGCGTACGGGGGCGCCGGGGCCGACGCCCTCGCCACCGTGATCGTCATCGAGGAGGTCGCCCGCGCGTGCGCCTCGTCGTCGTTGATCCCGGCGGTGAACAAGCTCGGCACGGTGCCGGTGCTGCTGTCCGGCTCCGACGAGCTGAAGAAAAAGTATCTGACTCCGGTGGCCCGGGGCGAGGCCATGTTCTCCTACGCCCTCTCGGAGGCCGAGGCGGGCTCGGACGCGGCGGGGATGAAGACCCGCGCCGTCCGGGACGGCGACCACTGGGTGCTCAACGGCGCCAAGATGTGGATCACCAACGCCGGTGTGTCGGAGTACTACACGGTGATGGCCGTCACCGACCCGGCGGCGGGCGCGCGGGGCATCTCCGCCTTCGTCGTGGAGAAGTCCGACGCGGGCGTGTCGTTCGGCCCGAAGGAGCGCAAGCTCGGCATCAAGGGCTCGCCGACCCGCCAGGTCATCCTGGAGGACGTGCGGATCCCCGCCGACCGGATCATCGGCGCCGAGGGGACCGGCTTCAAGACCGCGCTGGCCACCCTCGACCACACCCGCATCACCATCGCCGCGCAGGCCCTCGGCATCGCCCAGGGCGCGCTGGACTACGCGCTGGGCTACGTCAAGGAGCGCAGGCAGTTCGGCAAGGCGATCGCCGACTTCCAGGGTGTGCAGTTCATGCTGGCCGACATGGCCATGCGGCTGGAGGGCGCCCGCCAGCTCACCTACCACGCCGCCATCAAGTCCGAGCGCGCCATGCACGGCGAGAAGATCGGCGACCTCACCTTCGTGTCCTCGGCGTGCAAGGCGCTGGCCTCGGACGTGGCCATGGACGTCACCACCGACGCGGTCCAGCTGCTCGGCGGCTACGGCTACACCAGCGACTTCCCGGTCGAGCGGATGATGCGGGACGCCAAGATCACGCAGATCTACGAGGGGACCAACCAGATCCAGCGCATGGTGATCGCCCGCCAGCTGCTCAAGTGAGCCCGGCGGGCCGGCGGGCGGAGACGCCGAGGCCGCGCGGGCCGGTGAGCACGGTGACCTCGCCGAACCCGCGCTCGCGCAGCGCCCCGGCGACGGGACCGGTCACCCGCTCGCCGGCCGTCGGCCC
This region includes:
- a CDS encoding GtrA family protein yields the protein MNLLSRLYQRFAHLVRELAKFGSVGAVAFVITMALSNVLHSGLGMGPLSSNAIATVVATTFAYAANRYWTFRHRDRTGLGREYVLFFALNGVGLVITQLFIGFTHYVLGLTGPLPYNASLVVGTGVATLFRFWSYKKWVFLPAEAPLVDPASGLPEAPARTPNGQAAPDPAAAAGTDPQVNGRTLPAHGLGRPIDSRPAEGYAEFTR
- a CDS encoding 5-(carboxyamino)imidazole ribonucleotide synthase, which encodes MPVVGMAGGGQLARMTQQAAIGLGVSLRVLAGSADDSAARVCADVRVGDDSSLDDLRAFAKGCDVVTFDHEHVPEAHIRDLEASGVPCRPGPDALRHAQDKLVMRRRLGEIGAPVPAYSHVPPSAPPAFLESFAREHGWPLVLKAVRGGYDGKGVWVLEGLGREEADLVGRLTGQGVDLLVEEHVAFRRELAALVARSPHGQGAAYPVVETVQEDGICVEVIAPAPGLDGDLAAEAQRLALDIADRLGVAGLLAVELFETDRGLLVNELAMRPHNSGHWTIEGARTSQFEQHLRAVLDLPLGSTEPTAPYTVMANVLGGDDPALYPRYLHVMAHDPGVKVHFYGKGVRPGRKIGHVTALGSDPDEVRERARHAADYLRWGPAMGPAARDETKEDAS
- the purE gene encoding 5-(carboxyamino)imidazole ribonucleotide mutase: MSPRVGVVMGSDSDWPVMKAAVEALAEFGVECEADVVSAHRMPHDMIAYGAEAAGRGLRVIIAGAGGAAHLPGMLASVTPLPVIGVPVPLKHLDGMDSLLSIVQMPAGVPVATVAVGAARNAGLLAVRILAASDEALRDRMAGFQRDLYAQAKAKGERLREQAQGLQG
- a CDS encoding CoA-binding protein, which encodes MTDVFADPDVIRRLLNESKTWAFVGLGDNPAREVFTQARLLQERGKRIIPVHPSARPVLGEPGYASLADVPGGEGPVDVVGVYRRSEHAGAVVDEAIAAGAGAVWLPLDVIDEAAARRALDAGLDVVMNRCPAVEWALRR
- a CDS encoding Uma2 family endonuclease; the encoded protein is MSVAYDYSSDRGPNTITDLDALPEEGKGYELVHGWLIPLSPSVVHDEAAEQLREILQPCVPEAYLVRGPWDVRMPDDSIYKPDVAVLDRAAHRAARQEDRRALTGRDVLLAAEIQRPGSGSWNVVHRTKVRDYALAGIAHYWIVDLTEVPVLTVYSLGSDSKYTRTHRVAGDDVAELEEPFPVKFAPSSLTG
- a CDS encoding UDP-glucose dehydrogenase family protein, with the protein product MTHRLTVIGTGYLGATHAACMADLGFEVLGLDVDERRIERLAAGDLPFYEPGLETVLKRNLENGRLRFTTSYEEVAEFGDVHFVCVGTPQKAGEYAADLTYVDEAVGTLAPLLHRSCLVVGKSTVPVGTAARLAERINRLAPADGDAVLAWNPEFLREGFAVQDTMRPDRIVVGVPGDGGAADRAEKILREVYAPMLAAGTPFIVADYPTSELVKVSANAFLATKISFINAMAEVCEAAGADVTKLSEALSHDDRIGGRFLGPGLGFGGGCLPKDIRAFMARAGELGADQALTFLREVDEINIRRRIRMVDLARLLLGGSFIGRTVGVLGAAFKPESDDVRDSPALDVAATIRGQGGKVTVYDPKAMGNARRAQPTLDFGESALDAARDAHVVLLLTEWAEFRDMDPHALAEVVAERNIVDGRNALDPDRWRAAGWNYRALGRPHPGLR
- a CDS encoding acyl-CoA dehydrogenase, which produces MSPDFPTYAPSEEHELLRATVRELADAKIAPHAAEVDEESRFPQEALDALVQNELHAVHVPEAYGGAGADALATVIVIEEVARACASSSLIPAVNKLGTVPVLLSGSDELKKKYLTPVARGEAMFSYALSEAEAGSDAAGMKTRAVRDGDHWVLNGAKMWITNAGVSEYYTVMAVTDPAAGARGISAFVVEKSDAGVSFGPKERKLGIKGSPTRQVILEDVRIPADRIIGAEGTGFKTALATLDHTRITIAAQALGIAQGALDYALGYVKERRQFGKAIADFQGVQFMLADMAMRLEGARQLTYHAAIKSERAMHGEKIGDLTFVSSACKALASDVAMDVTTDAVQLLGGYGYTSDFPVERMMRDAKITQIYEGTNQIQRMVIARQLLK